One Syngnathoides biaculeatus isolate LvHL_M chromosome 4, ASM1980259v1, whole genome shotgun sequence DNA window includes the following coding sequences:
- the igsf9b gene encoding protein turtle homolog A isoform X1: MGPERRWLQAIATALAIFLLNASQGLPSVVRGREGASAELGCSLASKSKDAASPNLFPLHVVEWVRLGFNVPILIKFGVYAPRVHPNYKGRVSLTRGASLLVERLTLEDEGWFECRILLLDSKTDDFQNGTWTFLSITAPPVFIRTPPTFVEVLLGDSLTLSCGAHGNPRPTVVWHKDESPIDKHEKIKVLNGTLSLASATRSVSGVYKCHVSNSEGNLTHATQLQVKGPPIIIISPEDTTLNMSQDAVLQCQADAYPSNLTYEWMKQGQNVYHIESMRSRVKVLVDGTLLIPNLIPEDAGNYTCIPTNGILTPPSASAHLKVQHPARVLRMPRETYLPSGMEGVIMCPAQADPPVLYVNWTKDGNLLNLDNFPGWMVNSEGSVFIATANDNAVGMYSCTAYNSYGTMGQSEPTRVILQDPPTFQVPPRPEYLQEVGRDLVIPCEATGDPAPNITWSKIGSAPRSQYFVSANGSLLLQPLSKDHHGGWECLASNRVATVSAGTVVMVLGTSPHAVSSVSVNTEINQANVSWVPGFDGGYTQKFTVWVKQASRGKHEWASLPVPTSKNYLLVSSLLAATSYQFSVLPQNKLGSGPFSQIVTVRTQAVPTEAPTVITTLFALEPPTILSANRTGQGVLLLWSPPADPSSPLTSVVLQARRNQGQWLVLSSNIGANETEVLVRGLLRDSRYDLRLLSRSNQVRSEPSDFVSISTAGMEVYPLSTGFLELVPGPLLAGVVGGVCFLFLAIALSMVTACYMRNWRERRRAKRQQDVPSAFRKSPSLDGRSPPRSPDSVLKLKLCPPVPFFPTSSSHYDRSSFDKGSRGEYQDQRKQLLANSSPPPHYTLFESHLGSQAPSPTSLESIHRGPDGRFIIQPLIESCSPSHKKNLKDILQSNGGASGSGSNRTSLRDSPKSSTLSSDKDEKKDSPLSAEVLALSRPSSSPGRVRAIARNLSRHGCFYSDDERGSENLLERASFYSDNSEKKNCDSLTRYSGAARTEDLFPILSRRTYILDGDAGRPQSLGYQPMASLLTDDGTLITQVDSELESDSIKKCIQLAKEREEMERELKRCTTKNTDQDDGKENPQCSTANPDEDPVWKPQDVTLRQKHKPSGHTSRLADYRRACYFGSTSSPTDRVSTSRIDWDISPVTAVTKLVPAKSQWVNTSGVLQRLQRSHSGAESAEDSLGVGSSHSQVTQNTSLPSPSTDVTFENPTVRCLATSPRAKSLSPHRGRDMWSKARPHGLRENAVGGAPSRSRNSYAYGTRNWDSASQSPLVYTKRPESPPFTASTSYTATRDPSPSAIATLPYEHQVQANARDGNHKGSDEHQNLESEREGVRARSRRSEKCLFSDSPSPMSTLTLVEEAESQPSQFAIPRMSGLFKTKPAPSPPKMSSVQTSAILEYLSLPGFIEMSVDEPVEEAEVADTAGQYLKQKSGDSFVAKPDVVPKNWEVHVQESAETESTKMKGCFEASLLPEKHGCQPLVQARESLLRVRFPDDRRPLSVAPEKTSKQLYNEKTQIRAESKSAESRLGSRPAHTLLSAAKGMVDIVSKHSPGFADSSEPLSEPSQRQTSQGNRTNNIASRISQAPTPFLKKSFSVGPCRTLSGATPPRPFLKKSISFGSPRWEHFETPRTYISEKYYWDEFPKPDVRVKSYSLDRSPSSFLRPGPSWREYIPLRRPTMGSLERPPCAQRSSPSYFTPSMCPPRENSVSPMSEHCDPRRHAAVFTDSSRWSPSYPDTLRSAQYKYFPLSSSNPIPSYQPWPGPRPENIRLMDPRTGPARSYLPRGLSWPSPYGVPFPQREGDPYRQAERTMRRAGETEPQEVREGARASYASQSSGRGSAGLFRQSLSITPTLLSSPETTEEGQRHRAERRAKRRNTSVDESYEWDSADACVDSEVLEALRFDQSQADLATSGGRLACGQPVGLQDPRTEAFPAVSDPPRSPCRQPLSEARFNALRQEYREYRRAQKSARSHESYPAPGHDWDSDTNSALL, from the exons ATGGGACCGGAGAGACGGTGGCTTCAGGCGATCGCCACCGCTCTTGCCATCTTTCTGCTAA ATGCGTCTCAAGGTTTGCCGTCAGTGGTTCGTGGCAGAGAGGGGGCCTCCGCGGAGCTGGGCTGCAGTCTTGCTTCAAAATCCAAGGACGCCGCCAGCCCAAACCTCTTCCCGCTCCACGTGGTGGAGTGGGTGCGGCTCGGGTTCAACGTTCCCATCCTCATCAAATTCGGAGTCTACGCTCCTCGAGTTCATCCCAACTACAAGG GGCGGGTCTCTCTGACCCGCGGCGCCTCCCTGCTGGTGGAACGGCTGACCCTCGAGGACGAGGGCTGGTTCGAGTGCCGCATCCTGCTCCTGGACAGCAAAACGGACGACTTCCAGAACGGCACGTGGACCTTCCTCTCCATCACAG CTCCACCGGTGTTTATCAGGACGCCGCCGACTTTTGTGGAGGTTCTGCTCGGAGACTCGCTGACGCTCAGCTGCGGCGCGCACGGCAACCCGCGTCCAACCGTCGTGTGGCACAAAGATGAGAGCCCCATTGACAAACACGAAAAAATCAAA GTGCTCAACGGTACCTTGTCATTGGCCTCAGCCACAAGAAGCGTTTCAGGAGTGTATAAATGCCACGTCTCCAACTCAGAAGGCAACCTGACGCACGCGACGCAGCTACAGGTCAAAG GTCCgccaatcatcatcatctcgcCAGAGGACACAACTCTCAACATGTCCCAGGATGCCGTTCTGCAGTGCCAGGCTGACGCTTACCCTTCCAACCTGACGTATGAGTGGATGAAACAAGGACAGAACGTTTACCACATTGA ATCCATGAGGTCCAGAGTGAAGGTTTTGGTGGACGGAACGCTTTTGATCCCTAATTTAATCCCGGAAGATGCCGGAAACTACACGTGCATCCCGACAAACGGAATACTGACTCCGCCCTCGGCCTCGGCACATCTCAAAGTGCAAC ACCCCGCTCGAGTCCTGAGAATGCCCAGGGAAACCTACTTGCCCTCTGGCATGGAGGGGGTCATCATGTGTCCCGCCCAGGCGGACCCACCCGTGCTGTATGTGAACTGGACCAAAGATGGGAACCTTTTAAATCTTGACAAT TTCCCAGGGTGGATGGTGAACTCCGAGGGCTCGGTTTTCATCGCAACAGCCAACGACAACGCGGTGGGCATGTACAGCTGCACCGCATATAACAGCTACGGCACCATGGGCCAATCTGAGCCCACCCGGGTCATACTGCAG GATCCACCCACGTTTCAAGTGCCTCCTCGGCCCGAGTACCTTCAGGAGGTGGGCAGAGATTTGGTCATCCCCTGTGAAGCCACTGGCGATCCCGCACCCAACATAACATGGAGCAAG ATTGGTTCTGCTCCCCGTTCCCAGTACTTTGTGTCGGCTAATGGTTCCCTGCTGCTGCAGCCTCTCAGTAAAGACCACCACGGGGGCTGGGAATGCTTGGCCTCCAACCGCGTCGCAACCGTCAGTGCGGGCACTGTCGTCATGGTGCTGG GTACCAGTCCCCACGCAGTGTCTTCGGTGTCTGTAAACACGGAGATCAACCAAGCTAATGTGTCGTGGGTGCCCGGCTTTGACGGCGGATACACCCAGAAGTTCACTGTGTG ggtcaAGCAGGCATCAAGAGGAAAACACGAATGGGCGTCTTTACCTGTGCCCACATCCAAGAACTACCTGTTGGTCAGCAGTCTTCTGGCTGCGACCAGCTATCAGTTCAGTGTCCTACCTCAGAATAAACTGGGCTCTGGACCCTTCAGTCAAATTGTCACTGTAAGAACCCAAG CCGTGCCAACCGAAGCCCCGACTGTCATCACCACGCTTTTCGCGCTGGAACCGCCCACAATCTTGTCGGCTAACCGGACCGGGCAAGGTGTTCTCCTCCTGTGGTCGCCTCCCGCGGATCCGTCCTCTCCGCTGACAAGTGTTGTGCTGCAAGCTCGTCGGAATCAGGGCCAGTGGCTCGTCCTCAGCAGCAACATCGGCGCCAACGAGACTGAAGTCCTTGTACGGGGGCTGCTTCGC GACTCTCGTTATGATCTGCGGCTGCTGTCCCGCAGCAATCAAGTGCGCAGCGAGCCAAGCGATTTTGTCAGTATATCGACTGCAG GGATGGAGGTTTACCCGCTGAGCACCGGTTTCTTGGAGCTGGTCCCTGGGCCGCTGCTGGCAGGCGTGGTCGGAGGCGTGTGCTTCCTTTTCCTGGCCATCGCGCTCTCGATGGTGACGGCTTGCTACATGAGAAATTGGAGAGAGCGTCGACGCGCCAAGAGACAACAAG ATGTTCCATCTGCTTTCCGGAAGAGTCCATCTTTAGA TGGTCGCTCTCCTCCCCGCAGCCCGGATAGCGTCTTGAAGCTGAAGCTGTGCCCTCCTGTTCCCTTCTTCCCGACCTCCTCCTCACACTACGATCGCTCCTCCTTCGATAAAGGCAGTCGAGGAGAATACCAAGACCAGCGCAAGCAACTTTTGGCGAACTCATCCCCGCCACCGCATTACACGCTCTTCGAAAGCCACTTGGGCTCGCAGGCTCCCTCGCCGACATCTCTGGAGTCCATTCACAGAGGCCCAGATGGACGTTTCATAATCCAACCTCTGATCGAGAGCTGCAGCCCctctcacaaaaaaaatctgaaggacATCTTGCAGAGCAACGGTGGCGCGAGTGGCTCAGGAAGCAACCGGACATCATTGCGGGACTCCCCAAAATCCAGTACCTTGAGTTCCGACAAGGACGAGAAGAAGGATTCTCCGCTCAGTGCGGAGGTCTTGGCACTTAGTAGGCCTTCCTCGTCCCCTGGAAGAGTGCGGGCCATAGCTCGGAACCTGTCCCGTCACGGATGCTTTTACTCCGACGATGAACGTGGCTCGGAGAACCTGCTGGAAAGAGCCAGCTTCTATTCAGACAACagcgagaaaaaaaactgtgattcTCTGACAAGGTATAGCGGGGCAGCCCGCACTGAAGaccttttccccattttgtcaAGGAGAACCTATATTTTGGATGGAGATGCGGGGAGACCGCAGTCCTTAGGCTATCAACCCATGGCCAGTCTGCTCACCGATGATGGGACACTCATCACACAAGTTGACAGCGAACTGGAGAGCGACAGCATCAAAAAGTGCATCCAGCTGGCCAAGGAGAGGGAAGAAATGGAGCGTGAGCTCAAACGCTGTACCACCAAGAACACGGACCAAGATGATGGGAAAGAGAACCCTCAGTGTAGCACAGCCAATCCAGATGAAGACCCCGTGTGGAAACCGCAAGATGTCACGCTCCGTCAAAAGCACAAGCCCTCAGGCCACACAAGTCGGCTCGCGGACTATCGACGGGCTTGCTACTTTGGGAGCACCAGTAGCCCCACGGACAGAGTTTCTACTTCTCGCATTGACTGGGACATCAGCCCCGTAACAGCCGTAACGAAACTCGTTCCGGCAAAGAGCCAGTGGGTGAACACGTCAGGAGTACTACAGCGGTTACAGCGTTCTCATTCGGGTGCAGAAAGTGCGGAGGACTCTCTCGGTGTTGGTTCGTCACACTCTCAGGTGACCCAGAACACTTCCCTTCCGTCGCCTTCCACAGACGTGACGTTTGAAAACCCCACCGTGCGATGTTTAGCGACATCGCCCAGAGCCAAGTCACTGAGTCCTCACAGGGGTCGGGATATGTGGAGTAAGGCCAGACCGCACGGTCTAAGGGAAAACGCCGTCGGGGGTGCTCCCTCTCGCTCCAGGAATTCCTACGCTTATGGCACTCGGAACTGGGATTCGGCTTCTCAAAGTCCTTTGGTCTACACGAAGCGTCCTGAAAGTCCACCTTTTACTGCTTCAACATCATACACAGCCACAAGGGATCCCAGTCCCTCCGCTATCGCTACCTTACCCTATGAGCATCAAGTTCAAGCAAATGCCAGAGACGGGAATCATAAAGGCTCCGATGAGCATCAAAACTTGGAATCAGAAAGAGAAGGTGTCCGAGCACGCTCCAGGAGgagtgaaaaatgtcttttctcCGATAGTCCCAGCCCAATGTCCACGTTGACTCTTGTAGAAGAAGCTGAAAGTCAACCATCCCAATTTGCTATCCCCAGGATGTCCGGACTGTTCAAGACCAAGCCAGCTCCGTCTCCTCCTAAAATGTCCTCAGTCCAGACGAGCGCGATTCTGGAATATTTGAGCCTCCCGGGTTTCATTGAGATGAGCGTAGATGAACCTGTGGAGGAAGCGGAGGTTGCAGACACCGCTGGACAATATTTGAAGCAGAAATCTGGAGACTCCTTCGTGGCTAAACCTGATGTAGTCCCGAAAAACTGGGAGGTTCATGTCCAGGAATCTGCAGAAACCGAATCAACTAAAATGAAGGGTTGCTTTGAAGCATCGCTTTTGCCAGAAAAACATGGCTGCCAGCCTCTGGTTCAAGCAAGGGAGTCGCTACTTCGCGTAAGGTTTCCGGACGACAGAAGACCACTATCAGTCGCCCCAGAGAAAACCAGCAAACAGCTATACAATGAAAAGACACAGATTCGCGCTGAGAGTAAAAGCGCCGAGTCCAGACTGGGCTCCAGACCAGCTCACACTTTGCTCAGTGCCGCGAAAGGGATGGTAGATATCGTGTCAAAACATTCTCCCGGCTTTGCGGACAGCAGCGAGCCTTTATCAGAGCCATCCCAAAGACAAACCTCTCAGGGCAACAGGACCAATAACATCGCATCGCGAATAAGTCAGGCCCCGACGCCATTTCTGAAGAAATCCTTCAGCGTCGGCCCTTGTAGAACTCTCTCAGGTGCGACACCGCCCCGACCGTTCCTGAAGAAATCCATCAGTTTCGGTTCCCCCAGATGGGAGCACTTTGAGACCCCGAGGACATACATCTCGGAGAAATATTACTGGGATGAGTTCCCCAAGCCGGATGTCAGAGTGAAGTCCTACAGTTTAGATCGCAGTCCATCTTCCTTTCTCAGACCGGGTCCTTCCTGGAGAGAGTACATCCCCCTCAGGCGTCCCACCATGGGGAGCTTAGAGAGACCCCCGTGTGCGCAAAGATCCAGTCCTTCCTACTTCACTCCTTCCatgtgcccacccagagaaaactcagtGTCGCCAATGTCGGAACACTGCGATCCACGAAGGCATGCGGCAGTTTTCACTGATTCCTCGAGGTGGTCGCCCTCCTATCCAGACACGCTGAGGTCTGCCCAGTACAAGTATTTCCCCCTGTCCTCCTCCAACCCAATCCCCAGTTATCAACCCTGGCCAGGACCCAGACCCGAGAACATCAGGCTGATGGACCCCAGAACGGGGCCGGCGAGGTCTTACCTCCCCAGGGGTCTCAGCTGGCCCTCACCCTACGGCGTgcctttccctcagagggaggGGGACCCTTACAGACAAGCAGAGCGGACGATGAGGAGGGCGGGCGAGACCGAGCCCCAGGAGGTCCGAGAAGGCGCGAGGGCCAGCTACGCCAGTCAGAGCAGCGGGCGGGGCAGCGCCGGCCTCTTCCGCCAGTCACTGTCCATCACTCCCACTCTGCTCAGCTCCCCCGAAACCACCGAGGAGGGTCAGCGGCACAGAGCTGAGAGGAGAGCCAAAAG AAGGAACACATCAGTAGATGAGAGTTATGAGTGGGATTCTGCTGACGCGTGTGTGGACTCTGAAGTCCTGGAGGCCTTGAGGTTTGACCAGTCGCAAGCAGATTTGGCGACAAGCGGAGGGAGGCTTGCGTGCGGTCAACCTGTCGGCCTCCAGGACCCGAGAACTGAAG CCTTCCCGGCAGTTTCCGACCCGCCTCGCAGCCCGTGCCGCCAGCCCCTTAGCGAGGCACGTTTCAACGCTCTCCGGCAGGAGTACCGTGAGTACCGGCGGGCTCAGAAGTCCGCGCGTTCCCACGAGTCCTACCCCGCCCCTGGACACGATTGGGACTCTGACACCAACTCGGCGCTGCTCTAG